A DNA window from Trypanosoma brucei brucei TREU927 chromosome 11 chr11_scaffold01 genomic scaffold, whole genome shotgun sequence contains the following coding sequences:
- a CDS encoding hypothetical protein, conserved (L major has low level of similarity to trypanosome members of COG.): MVYNKVLRALVCRAAAYNRPFNSHDSLLILKSLHTLRYRSSEVKVICEKCAFAIASAHISVPVERVIEALNALTSLQAGSKPVVWERLAARLLEVTTRTASPQAVQKAAVVVVKLGRRYGRRDVAEHIFDVLMELLPLYPQDVALRLAVISVFPYTVSNNGSGAVSIGGQIEGNTRVDGVLNAALHLVETGTLRTVRGNSALQALHMYPVIAWCWKESGIHGCQVGDELANPTGGKKQGLWADPWVKVKNAFFEDLRLHTVVPGGYAQFLHDFLSSCARKGDQSNDYQFTLKLLGVALHRDFKRALNSYDVAKMATVVSGEVQRHGRYLEETQRGEQKDQGVVPPRDEISMMLLRVVESLVEQVQFFYNTSWSCRNQVGNTGNRVDQVVIGAVWGAVQKLVCTLPVEPTKVKALMEMLVGLTSDTAGDLQSVWSWVFYSMSMCARTPVFTEELSQAAKKVVKESSILRNGDHMFERHPFTMRSAVQALYAVALWVPDGVTKKGAGEKQINEGNPTHWGPAQLLADKLVKQLEQCRYKEYLADDLPMLLRALVNLTEAGILEPKEHSSALKLVENVLYYMKGLRDDGWCHRHGINVCCSLVSLGEYLLGNELVTDVVKYLASGMSVSVPENLEELRRLLRCMLSLKHSVPPAATDATTGLSSSSVTLFKAVADCILPVVVETVQRICGASKSNSTGKNISLALSVTELASKLGATLTFTFSANKVGEIVANGDLCSSRTVVELNVPALLEKVQMTAADSAHMLYLISFALSSVTVSQKMCRESKSCILRLRQAAISDKPPGSMRVETLVHLLRANAKLPVSKILFDERDLLTIMEAVCYHLTSYREKTAVLKRGGDAERVVHALVYSQVLLRLKRTLKSYAGLMETVSDILSKMEAEQTETPETLFQLRLLCDAGEIVW; the protein is encoded by the coding sequence ATGGTGTACAACAAAGTGCTGCGAGCTTTAGTTTGTCGCGCTGCTGCATATAACCGTCCCTTCAACAGCCACGACTCCCTGCTGATATTGAAGTCTCTCCACACATTGCGGTACCGCAGCAGTGAGGTAAAGGTGATATGTGAGAAATGCGCCTTCGCGATAGCCTCCGCGCACATCTCCGTGCCGGTGGAACGTGTGATTGAGGCTCTGAATGCCCTCACTTCTCTTCAAGCGGGAAGTAAACCAGTGGTGTGGGAACGCTTAGCAGCGCGGTTGTTGGAAGTAACAACAAGAACTGCCTCCCCACAGGCTGTGCAAAAAGCCGCTGTGGTGGTTGTTAAACTGGGCAGGCGATATGGTAGAAGGGATGTAGCAGAGCACATATTTGATGTACTAATGGAGCTGCTGCCTCTGTACCCACAGGATGTAGCGCTGCGGCTAGCCGTCATTAGCGTGTTTCCATACACTGTTTCCAACAACGGCAGTGGTGCGGTAAGCATCGGGGGACAAATTGAGGGAAACACGCGTGTGGATGGAGTTCTCAATGCGGCCCTCCACTTAGTTGAGACTGGGACTCTTCGTACTGTGCGAGGTAACAGTGCACTACAAGCGCTCCACATGTATCCTGTTATAGCGTGGTGTTGGAAGGAGTCGGGCATCCACGGCTGTCAAGTAGGCGATGAATTAGCCAATCCCACAGGCGGTAAAAAGCAGGGTCTGTGGGCAGATCCATGGGTGAAAGTGAAGAATGCTTTTTTTGAAGATCTACGTTTACACACCGTCGTTCCAGGCGGTTATGCTCAGTTTCTGCACGACTTCCTTTCGTCATGTGCCAGAAAGGGCGATCAAAGTAACGACTACCAATTCACCCTTAAACTTCTCGGTGTGGCCCTGCACAGGGACTTCAAGAGGGCGTTGAACTCATACGACGTGGCCAAAATGGCGACTGTAGTAAGCGGTGAGGTTCAGAGGCACGGCAGGTATTTGGAAGAAACGCAAAGGGGTGAACAGAAGGATCAAGGGGTTGTGCCTCCAAGAGACGAAATTAGTATGATGTTGCTTCGAGTTGTGGAGAGCCTTGTAGAACAAGTGCAGTTCTTTTACAATACTTCTTGGTCATGTCGAAACCAAGTCGGTAACACTGGCAATCGTGTCGACCAAGTGGTCATTGGTGCTGTGTGGGGAGCGGTGCAGAAGTTGGTTTGCACTCTTCCCGTAGAACCAACAAAGGTGAAGGCGCTGATGGAAATGCTGGTCGGCCTGACCAGCGACACGGCTGGTGATCTTCAGAGCGTATGGTCGTGGGTGTTCTACTCCATGAGTATGTGTGCGCGCACCCCTGTGTTTACAGAAGAGCTTAGTCAGGCGGCTAAGAAGGTTGTGAAGGAATCTTCCATTCTTCGGAACGGAGATCACATGTTTGAACGCCATCCGTTCACAATGCGATCTGCCGTCCAGGCCCTCTACGCGGTTGCGTTGTGGGTGCCGGATGGGGTGACAAAAAAGGGtgcaggagaaaaacaaatcaaTGAGGGTAATCCTACTCACTGGGGTCCTGCGCAGTTGCTAGCGGATAAACTGGTGAAGCAACTGGAGCAGTGCCGCTACAAGGAATATCTCGCGGATGACCTACCAATGCTTCTTCGAGCTCTTGTCAACCTCACCGAAGCCGGCATCCTTGAGCCAAAAGAGCATTCGTCGGCGCTCAAGTTGGTTGAGAATGTGCTGTATTATATGAAAGGCTTACGCGATGATGGGTGGTGCCACAGGCATGGTATTAACGTTTGTTGCAGTCTTGTGTCACTTGGTGAGTATCTACTCGGCAACGAATTGGTGACAGACGTTGTCAAATATCTAGCGAGTGGAATGTCCGTTTCTGTTCCCGAGAACCTCGAAGAGCTCCGCCGACTATTGAGGTGCATGCTCTCACTTAAGCATAGCGTCCCTCCTGCCGCAACCGATGCAACGACGGGCCTCAGCAGTAGTTCTGTAACACTTTTTAAAGCCGTCGCTGACTGCATCCTTCCAGTTGTGGTAGAAACAGTGCAGCGCATCTGTGGTGCCAGTAAGAGTAATAGCACGGGAAAGAATATTTCTCTTGCTCTCAGCGTTACTGAGCTCGCTTCCAAACTTGGAGCCACTCTAACATTCACGTTTTCTGCTAACAAAGTCGGCGAAATCGTTGCCAACGGTGATTTATGCTCGTCACGAACGGTCGTTGAGCTAAACGTCCCCGCTCTACTTGAAAAGGTTCAGATGACAGCAGCAGATTCAGCACATATGCTTTACTTGATTAGCTTTGCTTTGAGTAGTGTAACCGTCTCTCAGAAAATGTGCAGAGAGTCCAAATCGTGCATACTACGGCTTCGTCAGGCCGCCATTAGCGATAAACCACCAGGTAGCATGCGCGTGGAGACCTTAGTGCACCTACTTCGAGCAAATGCTAAGCTGCCAGTGTCTAAGATTCTGTTTGATGAAAGGGATCTCCTGACCATAATGGAGGCTGTGTGTTACCATCTAACGTCCTATCGCGAAAAAACAGCGGTGTTGAAACGTGGCGGAGATGCGGAAAGGGTCGTGCACGCGCTGGTCTACTCGCAGGTGCTTCTGCGGCTGAAGCGTACCCTGAAGAGTTACGCAGGTTTGATGGAGACAGTGAGTGACATACTCAGTAAGATGGAAGCGGAGCAAACGGAAACGCCCGAGACATTGTTTCAGCTGCGTCTGTTATGTGATGCTGGGGAGATTGTGTGGTGA
- a CDS encoding vacuolar sorting-associated protein-like, putative gives MEVAFTISPGERQHVEYLADLFAIILAIEKVEKATLRDIITQEQYSSTITRLLDKYKSTVTYLEQSRNPFYSTIDSFWENYGSRCPAARTRIQLSFDDAKQQQQQQQDSDVNGTVDPRLVLECGQHFITLMDSLKLQQTAVDQLYTLLADLVRGLQRLGVTDQSFFHRLTTWKEKFDTMNASDELSERDTREFAFVLECGYQAFHAYLSESSARRPKA, from the coding sequence ATGGAAGTGGCATTCACCATTTCGCCGGGAGAACGGCAACATGTGGAATATCTTGCAGACCTATTTGCAATTATTCTCGCGATTGAGAAAGTGGAGAAGGCCACGTTACGCGATATCATTACGCAAGAACAATACAGTTCTACCATTACACGGTTGTTAGACAAGTACAAGTCTACTGTTACCTACCTCGAACAAAGTCGCAATCCGTTCTACTCCACTATTGACTCGTTTTGGGAGAACTACGGTTCTAGGTGTCCCGCTGCCCGCACGCGCATTCAGCTTTCGTTTGATGACGccaagcaacaacaacaacagcagcaagacAGTGATGTTAATGGTACTGTGGATCCTAGGCTAGTGCTAGAGTGTGGTCAGCACTTCATTACACTAATGGATTCGCTAAAACTACAACAAACGGCGGTTGATCAGTTGTACACGTTACTTGCAGACCTTGTGCGTGGCTTGCAGCGGCTTGGTGTCACAGATCAGAGCTTCTTTCACCGTCTTACGacgtggaaagaaaagtttGATACCATGAATGCCTCAGACGAACTGAGTGAACGGGACACACGCGAGTTTGCGTTTGTTTTGGAGTGTGGCTACCAGGCCTTCCACGCGTACCTTAGCGAGTCATCTGCGCGACGGCCAAAGGCGTAA
- a CDS encoding SNF2 DNA repair protein, putative (similar to Nuclear protein STH1/NPS1 (Chromatin structure remodeling complex protein) (Swiss-Prot:P32597) (Saccharomyces cerevisiae)) — protein MSSSRKRPRESGVGDLHITVEAQQADGIPPTACARHLSLLLQQRQQQRLRLAAAPLSFSYAPVTVLSPWQRVTLSSFQRLHGSEQDERHAVGLRRALQRDLGRYMEDTKRREERIRAEQREARARLGARLSTAVGKLWSRRGDIFQQLLAVEFDEVKQRRAEQRQEDLLREAENLTRTLLESIFSDVKCNDKDDGGRGGNISENVVALLEGGDETNISCGAQLETSLSLLDTQGGSRQLRDYQRSALRWMTNLYSRGLNGILADEMGLGKTIQTIALLAYYAEYKNDWGPHLIVVPTTVVLNWKAEFQRWCPGLQVIVYMGSKKERHRVRQGWMQEDAFNICITSYNQVVKDRVVFRRRPWGFLVLDEAHQVKNFMSKKWQSLFDLQVEYRLLLTGTPLQNSIMELWSLFHLLLPSASAFSSDQEFREWFSNPMEEMVTGRAALNEGIVRRLQALLRPFMLRRLKKDVEAQLPSKTEKVVMCRLSRRQRMLYDDYMQLAETRERISGGARGVLGVLLALRKVCNHPDMFEERRTVTPMALDHQSEIVIEVPRDVLLRGNNYSGCYRFQKWRLCIDDVSLPSQRGEPHDVARVEDGTLFDDSWLHCTKLYVLTVDHWWRMQEQEISRYIARYSTDNFHWPSDVPRIPPGNEGLSEDIMSVIQNYVEEEMMTTDQRRRMTTTIQVERYHRMSASVCVGYPNCLHIALPFQEQEDVRWGEGKCCALSHLPRGLRPTLRQRVNAVLPIAFKVAVYVPAAVAARPPRLHCRLPVAHYQSFRAHCRRSLAPLLAIALPPPASQFSRKTSNRANLFDASPFLYELWPLYVRRCFSFPDRHLLIHDCGKLQFLKHCLKQLRREGHRMLIFTQFVHMLNILERFLALIGLPYLRIDGSTQPERRQAYVDWFNEDERITCMILSTRSGGIGLNLTGADTVIFYDSDWNPTMDLQAQDRCHRIGQTKPVTIYRLISEHTVEESILQKARERKKLNNVVIRGGQFHAMANVDDVYEDTSAALAALSNPVQLRSFFHDLDEDATVVADDPLPGNGHQDNGGRCDIKEGSGTENNEAVDIRVEMMRLEDQEDREAQQNVEEELRKLEEQKRNDEEELGDEDKDEEDEDEDGHPQQRRGEGREEGEMMADPMVAVSLMSGRGSPAVLQKRRDILRRQRTPLDQLLSLQYAVCHNVEARRRYAGLCESYARQVGEDELPLFTETFNS, from the coding sequence ATGTCAAGTTCGCGAAAACGCCCCCGCGAGAGTGGTGTTGGTGATTTACACATCACTGTCGAGGCCCAACAAGCAGACGGTATTCCCCCCACAGCTTGTGCCCGACATCTTTCGTTGCTTTTGCAGCAGCGtcaacagcagcggctgcGACTTGCCGCggcccctctttctttcagcTATGCACCCGTCACTGTCCTTTCGCCATGGCAGCGGGTGACTCTGTCCTCTTTCCAGCGTCTGCACGGCAGTGAACAGGATGAACGTCACGCCGTCGGCCTCCGCCGCGCGCTCCAGCGGGATCTCGGGCGATACATGGAGGACACGAAACGCCGTGAAGAGCGCATTCGAGCGGAGCAACGGGAGGCACGTGCAAGGCTTGGGGCTAGACTCTCCACCGCTGTGGGGAAATTGTGGTCGAGGCGTGGGGACATTTTCCAGCAGCTCCTGGCGGTCGAGTTTGACGAGGTGAAACAACGTCGGGCGGAGCAACGGCAGGAAGATCTGTTGCGGGAAGCTGAAAACCTCACTCGCACGCTCTTGGAAAGCATCTTTTCCGATGTGAAGTGTAACGATAAAGATGATGGGGGGAGAGGTGGGAACATCAGTGAAAATGTGGTTGCACTTCTGGAGGGCGGGgatgaaacaaatataagCTGTGGTGCACAGCTGGAGACCTCACTGTCATTACTCGATACTCAAGGGGGCAGCAGGCAGCTGCGTGACTATCAGCGCTCCGCTCTCCGTTGGATGACAAACCTGTACAGCAGGGGGCTGAACGGTATTTTAGCTGATGAAATGGGGCTTGGGAAAACTATTCAGACAATTGCATTGCTTGCTTACTATGCTGAGTACAAGAACGACTGGGGACCTCACCTTATTGTCGTCCCCACAACGGTTGTGTTAAACTGGAAGGCGGAATTCCAGCGCTGGTGTCCGGGTCTTCAGGTCATTGTATATATGGgctcaaaaaaagaacgacATCGGGTGCGACAGGGGTGGATGCAGGAGGATGCATTTAATATTTGCATTACCTCGTACAACCAGGTGGTGAAAGACCGAGTGGTCTTTCGCCGGCGCCCATGGGGATTCCTCGTCCTTGATGAGGCGCATCAAGTTAAGAACTTTATGAGCAAAAAATGGCAATCTCTCTTTGACCTTCAGGTCGAATATCGGCTGCTGCTGACCGGCACGCCTCTACAAAACTCTATAATGGAGCTTTGGTCTCTTTTTCACCTGCTCCTTCCGTCCGCATCGGCGTTTAGCTCCGATCAGGAGTTTCGCGAGTGGTTCAGTAATCCCATGGAGGAAATGGTCACGGGGCGCGCCGCCCTCAACGAAGGTATCGTGCGTCGGCTGCAGGCTTTGCTTCGACCTTTCATGCTTCGACGACTGAAAAAGGACGTGGAGGCACAGCTACCCTCCAAGACGGAGAAGGTCGTCATGTGCCGACTATCACGGCGACAGCGAATGCTCTACGATGATTATATGCAGCTGGCAGAAACGCGTGAGCGAATTAGCGGTGGGGCGCGCGGCGTATTGGGAGTTTTATTGGCACTCCGTAAGGTCTGCAATCACCCAGATATGTTTGAGGAGCGGCGAACCGTTACGCCAATGGCCTTAGACCATCAAAGTGAGATTGTGATTGAAGTCCCACGAGATGTCTTGCTTCGTGGAAATAACTACAGCGGCTGTTACAGGTTTCAGAAGTGGAGGTTATGCATCGACGATGTATCCCTCCCTTCCCAAAGAGGAGAACCGCATGACGTGGCACGTGTGGAGGACGGCACCTTATTCGACGATTCCTGGTTACATTGCACCAAGTTGTATGTACTGACAGTAGATCATTGGTGGAGGATGCAAGAACAGGAAATCAGTCGGTACATCGCCAGATACTCGACTGATAACTTCCATTGGCCATCTGATGTGCCCCGGATCCCGCCAGGGAACGAAGGGTTGAGTGAAGACATCATGTCGGTGATACAGAACTACGTAGAGGAAGAAATGATGACGACGGACCAACGCCGACGTATGACAACTACCATACAGGTAGAGCGGTATCATAGAATGAGTGCTTCAGTGTGTGTAGGGTACCCAAATTGTCTTCACATTGCTCTCCCATTCCAGGAACAAGAGGATGTGCGATGGGGCGAAGGGAAATGTTGCGCTTTGTCGCACTTACCAAGGGGATTGAGGCCGACGTTGAGACAACGCGTCAACGCTGTTCTCCCCATAGCGTTTAAGGTTGCTGTCTACGTACCAGCCGCGGTAGCCGCTCGACCTCCGCGGTTGCACTGTCGTCTACCGGTGGCCCATTATCAGTCATTCCGCGCACACTGCCGAAGGAGCCTTGCTCCGTTGCTTGCCATAGCTTTACCTCCACCAGCTTCGCAATTTTCTCGTAAGACGAGTAATCGCGCAAACTTATTTGATGCTTCGCCCTTTCTTTACGAGCTTTGGCCACTCTACGTCCGTCGTTGCTTCAGCTTCCCAGACAGGCATCTGCTTATTCACGACTGTGGCAAACTGCAGTTCTTGAAACACTGCCTCAAGCAGCTGAGGCGGGAGGGGCATCGTATGCTTATATTCACACAGTTTGTTCACATGCTCAACATACTGGAACGCTTTTTAGCCCTTATCGGTTTGCCATACCTGCGTATTGATGGTAGCACGCAGCCGGAGCGGCGCCAGGCATACGTCGACTGGTTCAATGAAGATGAACGCATTACGTGCATGATTTTGTCCACCCGCTCGGGCGGCATCGGACTCAACCTGACAGGAGCGGATACGGTGATTTTCTACGACAGCGACTGGAACCCTACAATGGATCTCCAAGCGCAGGACCGTTGCCACCGCATAGGACAAACAAAGCCGGTGACAATATATCGGCTTATCAGTGAGCATACCGTGGAAGAGAGTATTTTGCAAAAGGCACGCGAGCGGAAGAAACTCAACAATGTGGTCATCCGTGGAGGGCAGTTCCATGCCATGGCAAACGTGGATGACGTCTATGAAGACACTAGTGCAGCCTTAGCTGCACTGTCGAATCCCGTGCAGTTGCGAAGCTTTTTCCACGATTTGGATGAAGACGCCACTGTCGTGGCGGACGACCCTCTTCCAGGCAACGGACACCAGGACAACGGTGGACGCTGTGACATTAAGGAAGGTAGCGGAACAGAAAACAACGAAGCAGTGGACATCCGTGTGGAAATGATGAGACTGGAGGATCAAGAGGATCGCGAGGCACAGCAGAAtgtggaggaggaactgCGCAAGCTTGAGGAGCAGAAGCGGAACGATGAAGAGGAACTTGGTGATGAAGATAAagatgaggaggatgaggatgaggacGGGCACCCACAGCAAAGGAGAGGcgaaggaagagaggaaggggaaatgaTGGCAGACCCGATGGTTGCCGTCAGCCTCATGTCGGGACGCGGATCGCCCGCTGTGCTCCAGAAACGACGTGACATATTGAGGCGTCAGCGGACTCCCCTCGACCAATTGCTGTCGCTGCAGTACGCTGTTTGCCACAACGTCGAAGCGCGACGGCGTTACGCTGGGTTGTGTGAAAGTTACGCACGGCAAGTAGGTGAAGATGAGTTGCCTCTATTTACGGAAACATTTAACTCGTAA
- a CDS encoding hypothetical protein, conserved (Little sequence similarity - labelled conserved hypothetical on the basis of synteny (& ORF size).), translating to MYATRAKVLLFRLATFVLVSVVRGQEEVTEHKYNIVFSRDPVPSGLSEEQYYPMRLSNGSAYLCVLPDITVEEKKTLQAEDSELDVPLSLEHVAVVNRALKNMCYTMEESWWTYRLCWGSGVEQFHRSAVAGDSKSNAPKQMKEDPHFVLGVAPPADVLDLRYGVNTKGLRYIYTIYSDGLTCDLTQLPRTTEVQLYCAREGEGNSPTMRVREAEVCRYIVSLTAKEVCLLGLKEIQQRYGVITCHETKPTNTVDWNNKQQG from the coding sequence ATGTATGCGACTCGTGCTAAGGTGCTGTTGTTCCGGTTAGCGACTTTCGTGCTTGTGTCTGTTGTGCGTGGCCAAGAGGAAGTCACTgaacacaaatacaacatcGTGTTCTCTCGCGACCCAGTCCCCAGTGGACTAAGTGAGGAACAGTACTATCCAATGCGGCTTAGCAACGGTTCGGCCTACTTGTGCGTGCTGCCTGACATTACTGTCGAAGAGAAGAAGACACTTCAGGCCGAGGACAGTGAACTAGATGTTCCGCTCTCCTTAGAACATGTGGCTGTGGTTAACAGAGCGCTGAAGAACATGTGCTACACGATGGAGGAATCGTGGTGGACGTACCGATTATGTTGGGGGTCAGGTGTGGAGCAGTTTCACCGTTCTGCGGTTGCCGGGGATAGCAAATCGAATGCTCCGAAGCAAATGAAAGAGGACCCGCACTTCGTGTTGGGAGTGGCCCCACCTGCGGACGTGTTGGACTTGCGCTACGGCGTGAACACAAAAGGCTTGCGATATATTTACACCATATACAGCGATGGTTTAACGTGTGATCTCACACAACTCCCCCGGACAACGGAGGTGCAGTTGTACTGCGCACGCGAGGGCGAAGGTAACAGTCCAACTATGCGTGTGCGAGAGGCAGAAGTGTGTCGCTACATCGTTAGTTTAACAGCCAAAGAGGTGTGTCTACTAGGGTTGAAGGAAATTCAACAGCGGTATGGTGTGATTACGTGTCATGAAACAAAACCCACGAACACAGTAGATTGGAACAATAAACAACAGGGTTAG